A section of the Mangifera indica cultivar Alphonso chromosome 12, CATAS_Mindica_2.1, whole genome shotgun sequence genome encodes:
- the LOC123193099 gene encoding wall-associated receptor kinase-like 1, whose protein sequence is MTLAQAQLSVNCSSQCGGVEIPYPFGIEPGCSVDDWFAVDCTSSKPFLRSINLELLEISIPTNTMQVNYSIYNSCQNESTSQFVNLDTTPFEFSDSSSNRFTAVSCSKLAKISTNQSVISGCSSICKENAANIGVDISCQSGINCCQTTIGSLKNFNVSVEPTQSSISNGEIQQPPQDCDFAFLVDQNWFVNDLTNLQDLRNMTRVPVRISWGIFSSLLNQLAALNSSTNSTSNSSCISDSSVVRCNCLGNFTGNPYLSHGCHDIDECKLGLCPSYMTCENYIGGYNCFPRKESMVSTIIFGTAGSVLGLKLLILGIWWLHNKIKRIKEIKLKEKYFKQNGGLLLQQQLTSSDGGVDRSKLFDLKDLEKATDHFNVNRILGQGGQGTVYKGMLADGRIVAVKKSKIVDEAGKVDEFINEVVILSQINHRNIVKLLGCCLESEVPLLVYEFIPNGTLSSYLHDQLEELSLTWDMRLRIAGEVAEALCYLHFSASMPIYHRDIKSTNILLDEKYRAKVADFGTSKSITIDQTHVTTKVLGTFGYLDPEYFRSSQFTDKSDVYSYGVVLAELLTGKKPISSTRSEEFKGLAAYFVHSMEENHPDDILDALVLKQGKKEEIMAAANLAKRCLDMNAKRRPTMKEVTMELERIRSSIKDGNIQVNYQEEAYEGTQSIRGLGF, encoded by the exons ATGACGTTGGCACAAGCACAATTATCAGTAAACTGTTCTTCCCAATGCGGCGGAGTGGAAATTCCATATCCATTTGGGATCGAACCCGGTTGCTCTGTGGACGATTGGTTTGCCGTGGATTGCACCTCCAGCAAACCATTTTTGAGGAGCATCAATCTCGAATTGCTTGAAATTTCAATACCAACTAACACAATGCAAGTCAATTATTCCATATACAATTCTTGCCAGAATGAATCAACCAGCCAGTTTGTTAACTTGGACACAACCCCTTTTGAATTCTCCGACAGTTCTTCCAACAGATTCACCGCTGTAAGCTGCAGCAAGCTTGCCAAAATTTCCACCAACCAATCGGTTATTTCAGGATGCTCCTCCATTTGCAAGGAAAACGCTGCAAATATCGGAGTAGATATTAGTTGTCAATCCGGAATCAACTGTTGCCAGACGACAATTGGTTCTCTCAAGAACTTTAATGTATCTGTGGAGCCTACTCAAAGCAGCATAAGTAATGGAGAAATACAGCAGCCTCCTCAAGATTGCGACTTTGCCTTTTTGGTGGATCAGAACTGGTTTGTAAACGACTTAACCAATCTTCAAGATCTTCGGAATATGACGCGCGTTCCAGTCAGAATCAGTTGGGGAATATTCAGTTCTTTATTGAATCAGCTAGCTGCTTTGAATAGTTCAACAAACTCTACGTCAAACTCTAGTTGCATTTCTGACTCTAGCGTTGTTCGATGCAATTGCTTAGGAAATTTCACAGGAAATCCCTATCTTTCTCACGGATGTCATG ATATCGATGAATGTAAATTAGGCCTTTGCCCATCATATATGACTTGCGAAAACTATATAGGAGGCTACAACTGCTTCCCAAGGAAAGAATCAATGGTTTCCACGATCATTTTTG GTACAGCTGGGAGCGTTCTAGGTTTGAAGTTACTGATTCTTGGGATATGGTGGTTgcacaataaaataaagagaataAAGGAGATCAAACTCAAGGAGAAGTACTTCAAGCAGAACGGTGGTTTGCTTTTACAGCAACAATTAACTTCATCTGATGGCGGTGTAGATAGAAGCAAACTGTTTGATTTAAAAGATTTAGAAAAGGCCACCGATCATTTTAACGTGAATCGGATACTTGGTCAAGGAGGTCAAGGAACTGTTTACAAGGGAATGTTAGCTGATGGAAGAATTGTTGctgtaaaaaaatcaaaaatagtTGATGAAGCTGGTAAAGTTGACGAGTTTATCAACGAGGTAGTTATTCTTTCACAGATTAATCACAGGAATATAGTTAAGCTTTTGGGTTGCTGCTTGGAATCTGAGGTCCCTTTACTGGTTTATGAATTCATTCCCAATGGAACCCTTTCCAGTTATCTTCATGATCAACTTGAAGAGCTTTCACTCACATGGGATATGCGCTTGAGGATAGCGGGAGAAGTTGCAGAAGCACTTTGTTACTTGCACTTCTCAGCTTCCATGCCAATCTATCACCGAGATATCAAGTCTACTAATATACTTCTGGACGAGAAGTATAGAGCTAAAGTAGCAGATTTTGGGACTTCAAAATCAATCACCATCGATCAAACTCATGTCACAACCAAAGTACTAGGGACCTTTGGGTATTTGGATCCAGAATATTTTCGTTCAAGCCAATTCACTGACAAAAGTGATGTCTATAGTTATGGAGTAGTTCTTGCTGAACTTTTGACAGGGAAAAAACCAATATCGTCCACGAGGTCCGAAGAATTCAAAGGTTTGGCAGCATATTTTGTTCATTCTATGGAGGAGAATCATCCTGATGATATTCTTGATGCTCTAGTACTAAAGCAAGGGAAGAAAGAGGAGATCATGGCAGCGGCTAATCTTGCCAAAAGGTGCTTAGATATGAATGCGAAGAGAAGGCCAACAATGAAAGAAGTTACAATGGAGTTAGAAAGAATTCGATCTTCAATAAAAGATGGTAACATTCAAGTGAATTATCAGGAGGAAGCCTATGAAGGAACCCAAAGTATTCGAGGCTTGGGATTTTGA